Proteins from a single region of Paenibacillus sp. BIHB 4019:
- a CDS encoding ABC transporter substrate-binding protein, with protein sequence MKFSKSAVYSVFLLTMIILIVGCSNNVSTATPDGTSSGSAQNAAATLQPDQRTIKHDMGETAIQGEPVNVVVLEVSFIDPLLDAGIVPIGVAEDGDPNLIVADVLEKIKGYTSVGMRAQPSLEAIRALKPDLIIAETSRHKDVYKELSNIAPTLSFSNTNGGYEDVISIAASIGDALGKSAEMTKVIEEHQSKLKAVQDKASEVKDSILLIGNTDGEITVRTADFFSSQLMSKIGLTYALSQNAKYSAVTGISVKMSIEQLLEVDPDIIILMSGKVDKIDSTGTRPIFKDELWNDLKAVKTNQMYDVDRFGWSLRRSIQGANVMLEQMETDILKLK encoded by the coding sequence ATGAAGTTCAGCAAGAGTGCAGTATATTCGGTTTTTTTATTGACTATGATCATTTTGATTGTAGGTTGCAGTAACAACGTCAGCACAGCAACACCAGATGGGACAAGCAGCGGATCTGCCCAGAACGCGGCGGCAACGCTGCAGCCCGACCAAAGGACAATCAAGCATGATATGGGAGAGACTGCTATTCAGGGAGAGCCTGTGAATGTGGTTGTACTGGAAGTCAGCTTCATCGATCCTCTGCTTGATGCAGGAATAGTGCCGATTGGCGTAGCAGAGGACGGGGATCCTAATCTGATTGTCGCCGATGTTTTAGAGAAAATTAAAGGTTATACATCGGTCGGCATGCGCGCCCAGCCTAGTCTGGAGGCTATTCGGGCCTTGAAGCCAGATCTAATTATTGCCGAGACAAGCCGGCATAAGGATGTATATAAGGAACTTAGCAATATTGCGCCAACGCTTTCTTTTTCCAATACGAACGGCGGGTATGAGGATGTCATTTCCATCGCTGCCTCTATTGGGGATGCTTTAGGCAAAAGCGCAGAAATGACAAAGGTCATTGAGGAGCATCAAAGCAAGCTGAAGGCAGTACAGGATAAAGCATCAGAGGTGAAGGACAGCATTTTGCTAATCGGGAATACGGATGGCGAAATTACAGTGCGGACCGCCGACTTTTTTTCGTCGCAGCTGATGAGTAAAATTGGCTTGACCTATGCCCTTTCCCAGAATGCCAAATACAGTGCGGTAACGGGAATTAGCGTGAAAATGTCCATTGAGCAATTGCTGGAGGTAGACCCTGATATTATTATTTTAATGTCCGGCAAGGTGGACAAAATCGACAGTACAGGTACAAGGCCGATATTCAAGGATGAGCTATGGAATGATCTGAAAGCTGTAAAAACAAATCAAATGTACGATGTAGACCGCTTCGGCTGGTCGCTGAGACGCAGTATTCAAGGGGCCAATGTCATGCTCGAGCAGATGGAAACTGACATCCTGAAGCTAAAATAA
- a CDS encoding iron ABC transporter permease → MTNPFRIAAWGTAAAMLLIAMVLSVSLGSTIFSVSMIVDSIFHFDGSRDHIILRNVRFPRTIVTVLAGANLAVAGALMQAITRNVLASPGIFGINSGAAAVAVLLMVIYPQVTSSNLVFAAFVGGACAALIVYAMATAFKQTHMAVHLALTGVAIQAMLSAFTQTIIMFNEIQLDRILFWLAGSVSSRKWEHAAVLLKWSIPALLVAFTLGRSASVLSLGDSLAKGLGQRLALARGLMALIVIVLAGVTVSVTGPIGFVGLIVPHIARQLTGLDYRSVLPLSALCGALLLLLADLLSRYIVFPYETPVGIVTALIGTPFFIYLARRRKKEAKI, encoded by the coding sequence ATGACAAACCCGTTCAGAATAGCCGCATGGGGAACTGCGGCTGCTATGCTGCTGATTGCAATGGTTCTATCAGTATCGCTCGGCTCCACCATATTTTCCGTTTCCATGATAGTGGATTCAATCTTTCATTTTGACGGTTCTAGGGATCACATTATATTGCGTAATGTGCGGTTTCCCCGAACGATTGTAACCGTATTGGCCGGAGCAAATTTGGCAGTCGCAGGGGCACTCATGCAGGCCATAACGAGAAATGTGCTGGCATCCCCAGGTATTTTCGGCATTAACTCTGGTGCAGCTGCGGTTGCCGTGTTGCTTATGGTCATATATCCACAGGTAACGAGCAGCAATCTGGTATTCGCGGCATTTGTTGGCGGAGCCTGCGCAGCATTGATTGTTTACGCGATGGCTACGGCATTTAAGCAAACCCATATGGCTGTTCATTTGGCCCTTACTGGCGTTGCCATACAGGCGATGCTCTCCGCTTTTACACAGACGATTATTATGTTCAATGAAATCCAGCTGGATCGCATTTTGTTCTGGCTGGCAGGCTCGGTATCGTCACGTAAATGGGAGCACGCGGCCGTGCTGTTAAAGTGGAGCATACCTGCCTTGCTGGTCGCATTCACACTTGGCCGATCAGCGTCTGTTCTTAGTTTGGGGGACAGTCTTGCCAAAGGGCTCGGTCAACGGCTTGCTTTAGCGCGCGGCCTGATGGCGCTTATCGTTATTGTGCTAGCTGGGGTTACCGTATCCGTTACAGGGCCGATTGGATTTGTCGGTCTAATCGTGCCCCATATCGCGAGGCAGCTGACAGGCCTTGATTATCGGTCAGTTCTTCCTTTGTCAGCTTTATGTGGAGCGCTCTTGCTGCTGCTGGCAGATTTATTATCCCGCTACATTGTTTTTCCTTACGAAACGCCTGTAGGCATCGTAACAGCTTTGATTGGTACGCCATTCTTCATTTATCTGGCAAGAAGGCGCAAGAAGGAGGCAAAGATATGA
- a CDS encoding iron chelate uptake ABC transporter family permease subunit, with protein MKTLVFKLLWLPAVLACITLLLILLNIAVGDTPISMGEIMKIMFGRGDAEASYVIWQYRMPRLLLALLVGASLAVSGVIVQAVMRNPLAAPDTLGITGGAGLAAVAITLLMPLSAPLVLTISAFIGGLAAAAAVYMLAYRTGIIPVRLMLVGIAISAFCASAVQLLVTRGFPNVSSALIWLSGSLWGRSWEQVSHLLPWVVILVPLAWILSIRMDIIRIGDLIGKGLGLRIEANRLLLLSIAIFLAGAAVSAVGTIGFVGLITPHLARRLVGARHRVLIPVAALLGGQLVLLADLLGRAIKPPLEIPAGLIVAMIGGPYFLFLLWKQSRLTS; from the coding sequence ATGAAGACGCTTGTTTTCAAGTTGCTCTGGCTGCCTGCGGTTCTTGCTTGTATTACGCTGCTGCTGATATTGCTGAATATAGCTGTTGGTGATACTCCTATAAGCATGGGGGAGATAATGAAAATCATGTTTGGCAGGGGGGATGCGGAAGCCAGCTATGTTATTTGGCAATATCGCATGCCGCGCTTGCTTCTGGCTCTGCTCGTAGGAGCCAGCTTGGCCGTCTCGGGGGTCATTGTACAGGCTGTTATGAGAAATCCGCTTGCCGCTCCAGACACATTAGGAATTACGGGAGGAGCTGGCTTGGCAGCAGTGGCTATTACTCTCCTTATGCCGCTTTCAGCTCCACTCGTATTAACCATTTCTGCTTTCATAGGGGGGCTTGCAGCTGCTGCTGCGGTATATATGCTCGCTTATCGCACGGGAATTATTCCTGTACGCTTAATGCTAGTCGGCATTGCAATAAGTGCTTTTTGCGCATCTGCTGTTCAGCTTTTGGTTACAAGGGGATTTCCGAATGTCAGCTCGGCTTTAATTTGGCTAAGCGGGAGCCTTTGGGGCAGAAGCTGGGAGCAGGTTTCACACCTGCTGCCTTGGGTTGTGATTTTAGTTCCGCTAGCTTGGATATTATCAATTCGGATGGATATTATTCGGATCGGCGATTTAATTGGCAAAGGACTCGGCTTACGGATTGAAGCCAATCGGCTGCTGCTGCTCAGCATTGCCATTTTTCTGGCTGGGGCTGCAGTATCGGCTGTCGGAACGATTGGCTTCGTCGGTCTAATTACGCCACATCTTGCGAGGCGGCTTGTTGGTGCCCGGCACCGCGTTCTTATCCCCGTAGCCGCTCTTCTGGGCGGGCAGCTTGTATTATTGGCTGATTTGCTAGGCAGAGCCATTAAGCCTCCGCTAGAAATTCCCGCAGGCCTTATTGTGGCTATGATTGGCGGACCGTATTTTCTATTTTTATTATGGAAACAAAGCAGGCTAACTTCTTGA
- a CDS encoding DUF6199 family natural product biosynthesis protein → MLFIGIILICIGLLLVVQPAFVWTLTESWKSNDGTEASSLYLISTRLGGVLCTLAGIGAIIAYFI, encoded by the coding sequence ATGCTTTTTATTGGAATTATACTCATCTGCATTGGTTTATTATTAGTGGTGCAACCTGCTTTCGTATGGACACTGACCGAGAGCTGGAAATCAAATGACGGCACAGAGGCGTCAAGCCTATATCTTATCTCAACAAGACTCGGAGGCGTTTTGTGCACGCTTGCAGGTATTGGCGCGATCATCGCTTATTTTATATAA
- a CDS encoding Gfo/Idh/MocA family oxidoreductase, which produces MSTTHRIAIIGCGGIANGKHLPSLSTIKSVQIVAFCDIEEHRAQEAAAKYGAEGARVYTDYTELLKDETIEIVHVCTPNDSHAVIAIAALEAGKHVMCEKPMAKTAADAKLMMETARRTGKKLTIGYNNRFRPDSQQLKKICANGELGEVYYAKAHAIRRRAVPTWGVFLDEEKQGGGPLIDIGTHALDLTLWMMDNYKPKVVLGTAYHKLSQRENAANAWGPWDPAKFTVEDSAFGMIVMENGATISLESSWALNTLDIDEAKCSLSGTEGGADMKGGLRINGENHSRLYTTDIELKSGGVAFFDGADSGRDSDLEMRMWLKAIEDDTDPVVTPEQAYVVSQILEAIYESARTGKAVYL; this is translated from the coding sequence ATGTCTACAACTCATCGTATTGCGATTATCGGCTGCGGCGGTATCGCCAACGGCAAGCATTTGCCAAGCCTTAGCACGATTAAAAGCGTGCAAATCGTCGCTTTCTGCGACATTGAAGAGCATCGCGCACAGGAGGCTGCCGCGAAATATGGCGCGGAAGGCGCTCGCGTATACACGGACTACACTGAGCTGTTGAAGGACGAAACTATTGAAATCGTTCACGTCTGTACGCCAAATGACTCCCATGCTGTCATCGCAATTGCTGCGCTGGAAGCGGGCAAGCATGTGATGTGCGAGAAGCCAATGGCGAAAACAGCAGCAGATGCGAAGCTCATGATGGAAACCGCTCGCCGTACTGGCAAAAAATTGACGATCGGCTACAATAACCGTTTCCGTCCAGACAGCCAGCAGCTGAAGAAAATTTGTGCAAATGGCGAGCTGGGCGAGGTGTATTACGCAAAAGCACATGCGATCCGTCGCCGCGCTGTGCCAACATGGGGCGTATTCCTTGATGAAGAAAAACAAGGCGGCGGCCCGCTAATCGATATCGGTACTCACGCGCTGGATTTGACGCTGTGGATGATGGACAACTACAAGCCGAAGGTTGTGCTTGGAACGGCTTACCACAAGCTGTCGCAGCGTGAAAATGCAGCCAACGCTTGGGGCCCTTGGGACCCTGCCAAGTTTACTGTTGAAGATTCCGCTTTCGGCATGATCGTCATGGAAAACGGCGCGACGATTTCCCTTGAGTCCAGCTGGGCGCTGAACACACTGGATATTGACGAAGCAAAATGCTCGCTGTCCGGAACAGAAGGCGGAGCAGACATGAAAGGCGGACTGCGCATCAATGGCGAAAATCACAGCCGTCTTTATACAACTGATATTGAGCTGAAATCAGGCGGAGTCGCTTTCTTTGACGGTGCAGATTCCGGCCGCGACTCCGATCTGGAAATGAGAATGTGGCTGAAAGCGATTGAAGATGATACTGATCCGGTCGTAACGCCAGAGCAAGCCTATGTCGTGTCGCAAATTTTGGAAGCCATTTATGAGTCCGCTCGCACAGGAAAAGCCGTTTATTTGTAA
- a CDS encoding Gfo/Idh/MocA family oxidoreductase — translation MSKTLKIGIIGSGGIAGAHARAYKQMLGVEVAAVADIIPGRAKQFIEHWELPHAAAYEDYRQLLDTELDGVSICTPNVAHFQTTVDALNAGKHVMLEKPMSVTLEEAVTMAETALKTGNMLNIGFQPRYDPNMAIIRDLISSGELGKVYYVETGGGRRRGMPGGTFIRKDIAGAGAMADIGCYSLDMAMNALGYPKPLTVSAFTSNHFGTNPLYHKEADKFDVEDFGVAMIRFEGDIVLNFKISWAMHMDSLGAALFLGTNAGLKVTPSGSGPWSGVFDGSVGSITMFHDVQGHHTESPIPVIQHQTDLFHAKVWDFAEAVRDGRPAPIPGSQIVRNQAVIDGIIRSAQTKKEVDIFLPSPFA, via the coding sequence ATGTCCAAGACGCTAAAAATCGGAATTATCGGCAGCGGCGGCATTGCAGGCGCCCACGCCAGAGCGTATAAGCAAATGCTTGGCGTAGAAGTTGCCGCTGTCGCGGATATTATTCCGGGCCGCGCCAAGCAATTTATCGAGCACTGGGAACTGCCCCATGCGGCGGCCTATGAGGATTACCGTCAATTGCTCGACACAGAGCTAGATGGCGTCAGCATTTGCACGCCAAATGTGGCCCATTTTCAAACGACGGTTGATGCGCTAAATGCAGGCAAGCATGTTATGCTGGAAAAACCGATGTCGGTCACGCTTGAAGAAGCGGTGACGATGGCGGAGACAGCGCTCAAAACGGGCAATATGCTCAACATCGGCTTCCAGCCGCGCTATGACCCGAATATGGCGATCATTCGCGACCTGATCTCGTCCGGCGAGCTCGGCAAAGTGTATTATGTAGAAACCGGAGGCGGACGCCGCCGCGGCATGCCAGGCGGAACCTTTATCCGCAAGGATATCGCTGGAGCTGGCGCAATGGCTGACATCGGCTGCTATTCGCTCGATATGGCGATGAATGCGCTCGGCTATCCAAAGCCGCTGACGGTATCGGCGTTTACGTCTAACCATTTTGGCACGAACCCGCTGTACCATAAGGAAGCGGATAAGTTTGATGTCGAGGATTTCGGCGTGGCGATGATCCGTTTCGAAGGCGATATTGTGCTTAATTTCAAAATTTCCTGGGCGATGCATATGGACTCGCTCGGCGCCGCCCTCTTTCTCGGTACCAATGCCGGGCTCAAGGTTACGCCTTCCGGCTCCGGCCCTTGGAGCGGCGTATTCGATGGCAGTGTAGGCTCCATCACGATGTTCCATGATGTACAGGGACATCATACGGAAAGCCCGATTCCGGTTATTCAGCACCAAACAGATCTATTCCATGCCAAGGTGTGGGACTTTGCCGAAGCGGTGCGCGACGGAAGACCTGCCCCTATCCCGGGCAGCCAAATCGTGCGCAATCAAGCTGTTATTGATGGCATTATCCGTTCTGCTCAGACGAAAAAGGAAGTCGATATCTTTTTGCCTTCCCCGTTTGCGTAA
- a CDS encoding AraC family transcriptional regulator — MQPFPYEVMRERQDALERLDLRIRWGYYDIHVLRFHLTQFLPGKIVNFHKHAEFEFHFIPQGKGTVILVDMPYALNEGMFYLTGPDVLHYQEASPDDIMDELCLHVDIIDRRLQPGPSPVTEADDWEIAEADDCISKLRTLPLFPADDVHQAMPLFLEAYEACSRHYTGSYTTIRQNVIQILLRAVRAYDTVKEPEQAHLPTRDMKAYRYRLAMEYIQANYSGEVTLEDVADKLNLSSRHIQRVFKEAGDGQSFSATLENMRLKAVCHALAESTQSIEKIAQQTGFANANYLHAVFRKRFDMTPSEYRAQQMTIM; from the coding sequence TTGCAACCTTTTCCATATGAAGTGATGCGTGAGCGCCAGGATGCGCTCGAGAGGCTTGATCTTCGCATCCGCTGGGGCTATTACGATATACATGTGCTGCGTTTTCACCTGACCCAGTTTCTTCCCGGCAAAATCGTCAACTTTCACAAGCATGCCGAGTTCGAGTTTCATTTTATACCGCAGGGCAAGGGGACCGTTATTCTGGTCGATATGCCGTATGCGCTGAACGAAGGCATGTTTTATTTGACTGGACCTGATGTGCTGCATTATCAGGAGGCAAGCCCGGATGACATTATGGATGAGCTGTGTCTGCATGTCGATATTATCGATCGCAGATTGCAGCCCGGCCCTTCCCCTGTTACGGAAGCGGATGATTGGGAAATTGCCGAGGCCGATGATTGCATCAGCAAGCTTCGCACGCTGCCGCTGTTTCCGGCCGATGATGTGCATCAGGCTATGCCTCTGTTTCTGGAAGCTTATGAAGCTTGCTCGCGGCATTACACGGGCAGCTATACGACAATTAGACAAAATGTCATTCAAATATTGCTTCGCGCAGTGCGCGCTTATGACACGGTGAAGGAGCCGGAGCAGGCCCACTTACCCACCCGGGATATGAAGGCTTACCGCTATCGTCTCGCGATGGAATATATACAGGCCAACTACTCTGGCGAGGTCACGCTTGAGGACGTAGCCGACAAGCTGAATTTAAGCTCGCGGCATATTCAGCGGGTGTTCAAGGAGGCCGGGGACGGCCAGTCCTTCAGTGCCACGCTCGAAAACATGCGCCTCAAGGCGGTATGCCATGCGCTTGCCGAAAGCACGCAGTCGATTGAAAAAATCGCCCAGCAAACGGGTTTTGCCAATGCCAACTATTTGCATGCGGTGTTTCGCAAACGTTTTGATATGACCCCTTCTGAATACCGCGCGCAGCAGATGACCATCATGTAG
- a CDS encoding Gfo/Idh/MocA family oxidoreductase, with translation MIKIGKISYWHVHAWDYTKEAQAHPGTEITAVWDELPERGQAAADKLGVPFYSNLDEMLASDIDAVIVDAPSNIHRDVIIAAARAGKHIFTEKVIAPTLKEVNEVIEAVSANNVKLTVSLPRLNAGYTLAIQDILAQGLLGKVTLVRVRLSHDGATKNWLPEHFYNLEQCGGGALIDLGCHPMYLTRLFLGEQPVEASAQYGYVTGKEVEDNAVVLLKTASGAVGIVEAGFVNAFSPFTIEIHGTQGTLMYGTPDDRLLLRTNVNGEDAAKEWQEQTLPDSRPGAFNQFADHIVNNTKAEENVQLAVELTKLVEAANRSVREGKSIRIDELAQ, from the coding sequence GGCATGTACATGCTTGGGATTATACGAAGGAAGCGCAGGCGCATCCGGGTACAGAAATTACAGCGGTATGGGATGAGCTTCCAGAGCGCGGCCAAGCGGCTGCTGACAAGCTCGGCGTTCCTTTCTACAGCAACTTGGACGAGATGCTCGCAAGCGACATTGATGCGGTAATCGTAGACGCCCCGTCCAACATCCACCGCGACGTTATCATTGCGGCGGCTCGCGCTGGCAAGCATATTTTTACGGAGAAGGTTATCGCTCCTACGCTTAAAGAAGTGAATGAAGTCATTGAAGCAGTATCTGCAAATAATGTGAAGCTTACCGTGTCCCTGCCAAGACTGAACGCTGGCTACACGCTGGCGATTCAGGACATTTTGGCACAAGGGCTGCTGGGCAAGGTTACGCTTGTTCGGGTTAGATTGTCGCATGATGGCGCTACGAAAAACTGGCTGCCTGAGCATTTTTACAATTTGGAGCAATGCGGCGGCGGCGCCTTGATCGATCTGGGCTGCCACCCGATGTATTTGACTCGCTTGTTCCTCGGTGAGCAGCCTGTTGAAGCTTCTGCCCAATATGGCTATGTAACAGGAAAAGAAGTAGAAGACAACGCTGTTGTACTGCTAAAAACAGCATCCGGCGCTGTCGGTATCGTTGAAGCAGGCTTCGTCAACGCGTTTTCGCCTTTCACCATTGAAATCCATGGCACGCAAGGCACATTGATGTACGGCACACCAGATGACCGCCTGCTGCTGCGGACAAACGTGAATGGTGAAGACGCAGCGAAGGAGTGGCAGGAGCAGACGCTGCCAGACTCACGCCCAGGCGCTTTCAACCAATTTGCCGATCATATTGTGAACAATACAAAAGCTGAGGAAAATGTACAGCTTGCTGTTGAATTAACGAAGCTGGTTGAAGCGGCGAACCGCTCCGTGCGTGAAGGAAAATCGATTCGTATCGATGAGTTGGCGCAATAA